The genomic segment ATCTTTGATGTCGCCATCCTTGAATTCCAATTCACTGTCGTTACTTGCTTCCGAGGGTTTTCTTTTCTGGTCATCACGCGGCCATTCCAGGAACTGTACATTGTCGGCCACTACCTCGGCAATGTTTCTGCGGATTCCTTCCTTGTCATCATAGCTACGTGTCTGCAGCCTTCCTTCCACCCCCACCAGTCTCCCTTTTTCGATGTAATTTGCACAGGTTTCCGCCAGTTTCTGCCAGACCACGATTCTGATGAAATCCGTTTCTCTTTCCCCGTGCTGGTTGGAAAAACGCCTGTCAACCGCCAACGTGAATGTGGCCACCGCCGCTCCGGAAGGTGTATACCTCAATTCCGGATCTCTTGTAAGCCTCCCTATCAAGATAATTCTGTTCAACATTGGAATCCTCCGTTCCCATTTTTATTGATTGAGCCTGGTTGTCAGTGACCTTATAACCTCATCAGAAACTTTACAGAGGTGGTCCAGCTCTTTTAATATTTCAAGGTTCCCTTTGAATTTGATCAGATAATATTCGCCTTCATGGTGGACTTTGTTGATGACATAGGCCAATTTCCTTCTCCCC from the Bacillota bacterium genome contains:
- the ssb gene encoding single-stranded DNA-binding protein yields the protein MLNRIILIGRLTRDPELRYTPSGAAVATFTLAVDRRFSNQHGERETDFIRIVVWQKLAETCANYIEKGRLVGVEGRLQTRSYDDKEGIRRNIAEVVADNVQFLEWPRDDQKRKPSEASNDSELEFKDGDIKDDDIPF
- the rpsF gene encoding 30S ribosomal protein S6, with translation MSSYESMIILSADLDEETKEHWLEQFQEILVKKGGELLELEPWGRRKLAYVINKVHHEGEYYLIKFKGNLEILKELDHLCKVSDEVIRSLTTRLNQ